Below is a genomic region from Rouxiella chamberiensis.
TGCGGCGCTTTACAGGCAATATTATTTATTATTGTTTTTATTTCGTTAAAGGGTCATGTCATTTCTGTTAATAGAATTATTCCCCAAGGTGATTTATGTATGCTGCTCTACCTTGTTCCAGGAATGGCGGCCTGTTTTGTCGGCCGGGGTGAACATTTTGTGGCCTTGTTTATTAGCGCATTAATTAGCGTGCCGCTGTGTCTGATTATCCGCCACTATTTCCTGCTCGAAATACGCAGCTACTGGCAGGAGTTGGCCTATCTCGTCAGTGCCGTTTTCTGGTCGATGCTCGGGGCCATGTTTGTCATTCT
It encodes:
- the ybjM gene encoding inner membrane protein YbjM, translating into MKKYFSLLCGALQAILFIIVFISLKGHVISVNRIIPQGDLCMLLYLVPGMAACFVGRGEHFVALFISALISVPLCLIIRHYFLLEIRSYWQELAYLVSAVFWSMLGAMFVILYRVMGRIRSS